A genomic region of Brevibacillus sp. JNUCC-41 contains the following coding sequences:
- a CDS encoding S1C family serine protease, translating into MENYNGDEQVRVKAERKKGKSLWVTSLVSGTVASMVTSSVFLFGGDFIDQGKSPVNESTETAGVQQTESVEKDKSVTAEKLSTSTDSNDRANMVESASKSIVGVVNLQEMQNQNPYQQQSTESETVESGTGSGVIYKKADGKAYIITNNHVIEGAKEVEISLYDGQKATAAVVGADALTDLAVLTIDASKAPEGIKFGNSDSMRPGEEVLAIGNPLGLDFSRSVTQGIVSATGRSISVDTSDGEWELDVLQTDAAINPGNSGGALINTAGEVIGINSLKISENGVEGLGFAIPSNDVIPIVTELIENGKITRPYLGVSLASMEELPQYYIQNVPEAVKSGVMVTSIEAGSAAANGGLKQQDIIVEIDGTKINTAAALRKYLYTDKKIGDKVKVKVYRGTEEKTVTLTLQKR; encoded by the coding sequence ATGGAGAATTATAATGGTGATGAGCAAGTCAGAGTCAAGGCAGAACGGAAAAAGGGTAAATCTCTTTGGGTAACCAGTCTTGTTTCCGGAACGGTTGCTTCAATGGTTACATCGTCTGTATTTCTATTTGGCGGGGATTTTATAGATCAAGGGAAAAGTCCGGTGAATGAGTCAACCGAAACGGCAGGTGTACAGCAAACGGAAAGTGTTGAAAAGGATAAAAGTGTCACTGCGGAAAAGTTATCGACAAGTACGGATTCAAATGATAGGGCAAATATGGTCGAATCAGCATCCAAATCGATTGTAGGGGTCGTGAATTTACAGGAGATGCAAAACCAGAACCCGTACCAGCAGCAAAGCACGGAGAGCGAAACGGTTGAGAGCGGCACAGGCTCAGGGGTCATTTATAAAAAAGCTGATGGGAAAGCTTATATCATTACGAACAATCATGTTATTGAAGGAGCTAAGGAAGTCGAAATTTCATTGTATGATGGACAAAAGGCAACGGCAGCGGTTGTCGGCGCGGATGCTTTGACGGATTTAGCGGTTTTGACAATTGATGCTTCGAAAGCACCGGAGGGAATTAAATTCGGTAATTCTGATAGCATGCGTCCAGGTGAAGAAGTATTGGCAATTGGCAATCCACTTGGACTTGATTTTTCACGATCGGTTACACAAGGGATCGTCAGTGCGACAGGACGCTCCATTTCAGTCGATACTTCGGACGGGGAGTGGGAACTCGATGTCCTTCAAACAGATGCAGCGATCAACCCCGGCAATAGCGGCGGTGCATTGATCAACACTGCTGGGGAAGTGATCGGCATAAACAGCTTGAAGATTTCCGAAAACGGTGTGGAAGGCTTAGGGTTCGCCATACCGAGTAATGATGTGATTCCGATTGTTACGGAGTTGATTGAAAATGGGAAAATCACGCGCCCATATTTAGGAGTCAGCTTGGCTAGTATGGAAGAACTGCCGCAATATTACATTCAAAATGTTCCTGAAGCCGTTAAGTCCGGAGTAATGGTGACGAGTATAGAAGCAGGATCGGCTGCGGCGAATGGGGGGCTTAAGCAACAGGATATCATCGTTGAGATTGATGGAACGAAAATAAATACTGCCGCTGCATTAAGGAAGTACTTATATACAGATAAGAAAATCGGCGATAAGGTAAAGGTTAAAGTATATCGGGGTACTGAAGAGAAAACGGTAACGTTAACCTTGCAAAAACGATAG
- a CDS encoding GntR family transcriptional regulator has translation MGITAQVTNAIRESIVTGEYEPGQKLSETVLSEYYKVSRTPIREAFKQLEREGLVEIIPRVGTCVTKPTEKELNELFTLKEVMEGLAAGLLAESGSAEDINKLKQAVSDMEIAIQTSDKKLYVEANDVFHSVIQEGANNSKLSYMLNLLLNQIPYRQYVFLTIEDPIRRERSLKEHQAVLIAIEKGNREEAEKAMRQHVKASGMQLKMEIAKKLGQKK, from the coding sequence TTGGGGATTACGGCTCAGGTTACGAACGCCATACGCGAATCAATAGTAACTGGAGAATATGAACCAGGACAAAAATTATCGGAAACTGTTTTATCTGAATATTATAAAGTTAGCAGAACCCCTATTAGGGAAGCATTTAAACAGCTAGAAAGAGAAGGGTTAGTCGAGATCATTCCAAGAGTTGGAACGTGTGTGACCAAACCAACTGAAAAGGAACTAAATGAGTTATTTACTTTAAAGGAAGTAATGGAAGGGCTTGCAGCGGGTTTGCTTGCAGAAAGCGGGAGTGCTGAAGACATTAATAAACTTAAGCAAGCGGTGTCCGACATGGAGATTGCTATACAAACTTCGGATAAAAAGCTATATGTCGAGGCTAATGATGTTTTTCATTCAGTCATTCAAGAAGGCGCCAATAACTCTAAATTAAGTTACATGCTAAATTTGCTGCTCAATCAAATACCTTATAGACAATATGTCTTTTTAACCATTGAAGATCCGATTCGCCGTGAGAGATCACTAAAGGAACATCAGGCGGTCTTGATAGCCATAGAAAAAGGCAATCGGGAAGAAGCGGAGAAGGCAATGAGACAGCATGTAAAAGCAAGTGGAATGCAGCTTAAGATGGAAATAGCAAAAAAACTTGGTCAAAAAAAGTGA
- a CDS encoding NADPH-dependent FMN reductase, which yields MKLLGISGTIIGTKTKVVIEKVLEEVKNNHPDIEIELLDLKKYDVQFCDGRNPSTYTGDTKKVIDIVTSADFYIIGTPIFQGSITGALKNLFDLIPPKEFRNKVMGLVATGGTYQHYLVIENQLKPIASYFRAFVAPGSVYAHNDHFNTQNELVDEEVLERISMLSEEVVFMQKALKSTKKPEHQLS from the coding sequence ATGAAATTACTGGGAATTTCAGGAACGATCATAGGAACAAAGACGAAAGTTGTTATTGAAAAGGTTTTAGAGGAAGTTAAGAATAACCATCCAGATATCGAGATAGAACTGCTTGATTTGAAAAAGTATGATGTTCAATTTTGTGATGGCCGTAATCCGTCAACATACACAGGAGATACGAAAAAAGTAATTGATATCGTTACCTCAGCAGACTTTTACATTATAGGAACACCAATATTCCAAGGGTCGATTACGGGTGCCCTTAAAAACTTATTTGATTTAATCCCCCCGAAGGAGTTTCGTAATAAAGTAATGGGGCTTGTGGCTACTGGCGGAACCTACCAGCATTATTTAGTCATTGAAAATCAGCTGAAACCTATTGCTAGTTATTTCCGGGCATTTGTTGCACCTGGCTCTGTTTATGCTCATAACGACCATTTCAATACACAAAACGAACTGGTTGATGAGGAAGTTTTGGAACGTATTTCAATGCTGAGTGAAGAAGTCGTTTTTATGCAAAAAGCATTGAAGAGCACTAAAAAACCAGAGCACCAATTAAGTTGA
- a CDS encoding aldehyde dehydrogenase family protein, producing the protein MTIIDKVEKKHLLIKGEWVEAQEYSQLRSPFSGEVIAEIPLATDEETDQAIEAAQKATKVMAKMPAHQRAKILETLAQLLEERADEAAQIISIESAKPVTTAKGEVARTIETYKFAAEEAKRIHGETLTLDAAQGGENRLGYTVREPIGVIGAITPFNFPMNLVAHKVGPAIAAGNTIVLKPASQTPLSSLFLGELLQEAGLPAGALNVVTGGGRVVGDKLVTDSRVSMITFTGSPGVGIGIRNKAGLKRVTLELGSNAAVIIDSGVDIDKIISRCVTGAFSNQGQVCISLQRVYAHEEVYDRFVEKFIEATKLLNLGNPLDPETDVSALISPNDVERTLNWIEEAKQGGAKIAAGGIAEGNILHPTVILDADAYSKVSCHEVFAPIVLINKVQSVEQAIDLVNDSNYGLQAGIYTNDVRTALDAAENLQVGGVMINDIPTFRVDNMPYGGVKESGTGREGLKYAVEEMTEMKLVVWNRN; encoded by the coding sequence ATGACAATCATAGATAAAGTAGAAAAAAAACATTTACTAATTAAAGGGGAATGGGTGGAGGCCCAGGAGTATAGTCAACTTCGATCCCCTTTTTCAGGAGAAGTCATAGCTGAAATCCCCCTGGCTACAGACGAGGAAACCGACCAAGCTATCGAAGCGGCGCAAAAAGCTACAAAGGTGATGGCAAAAATGCCGGCCCACCAACGTGCGAAAATCCTTGAAACATTGGCCCAACTTCTTGAGGAGCGCGCAGATGAAGCCGCTCAGATCATATCTATTGAGTCAGCAAAGCCGGTTACAACAGCGAAGGGCGAGGTGGCGCGAACCATTGAAACGTACAAGTTTGCCGCTGAAGAAGCGAAACGAATTCATGGAGAAACGCTTACGCTGGATGCCGCCCAAGGGGGCGAAAACCGACTTGGTTACACTGTACGTGAACCGATTGGAGTGATTGGGGCCATAACACCTTTCAATTTCCCCATGAATCTAGTCGCTCATAAAGTAGGTCCTGCTATCGCCGCAGGAAATACAATTGTATTAAAGCCAGCAAGCCAAACGCCTCTATCCTCTTTATTCCTTGGGGAACTATTACAGGAAGCAGGATTGCCTGCAGGAGCATTAAATGTGGTCACAGGTGGAGGGAGAGTGGTTGGAGACAAGTTGGTCACAGATTCTAGAGTAAGCATGATTACTTTTACCGGTAGCCCAGGAGTTGGGATTGGCATCCGTAACAAAGCAGGATTGAAACGAGTGACGCTGGAGCTGGGATCCAATGCAGCTGTCATCATTGATAGTGGTGTGGATATCGATAAGATTATTTCTCGTTGTGTGACGGGGGCATTTTCAAACCAGGGACAAGTATGCATTTCTTTACAAAGGGTTTATGCTCATGAAGAAGTCTATGATCGTTTTGTTGAAAAGTTTATAGAAGCAACGAAACTATTAAACTTAGGTAATCCGCTTGATCCAGAAACGGATGTTTCCGCTTTGATCTCCCCAAATGATGTTGAAAGAACCCTCAATTGGATTGAGGAGGCGAAACAAGGTGGAGCCAAGATTGCAGCAGGTGGAATAGCGGAAGGCAATATCCTTCATCCGACGGTCATATTAGATGCTGATGCTTACTCAAAGGTATCTTGTCATGAAGTGTTCGCCCCAATCGTGTTGATTAACAAGGTCCAATCAGTAGAACAAGCAATTGATTTAGTGAATGATTCCAATTACGGCCTGCAAGCAGGGATTTATACGAACGATGTACGTACAGCACTGGATGCGGCAGAAAATTTACAAGTTGGTGGAGTCATGATCAACGACATTCCGACATTCCGTGTGGATAATATGCCGTACGGTGGAGTGAAGGAAAGTGGAACTGGCCGTGAAGGATTAAAATATGCAGTGGAAGAAATGACAGAAATGAAGCTGGTTGTCTGGAACCGAAATTAG
- a CDS encoding amino acid synthesis family protein, whose amino-acid sequence MLDIRKVYTAIEETRIEGGKKVENPIKMIITMAVIKNPWAGRGYVDNLKPEIDEYAPQIGELLVAELFKHIDSADDVEAFGKAAVVGVDGEVEHASAFIHTLKFGNKFRDAVKGTSILSFTNKRGGAGTAVLIPMVHKTDDSERSHFITFEASIPDAPRADEIVVAIGVSTGGRPHPRTGNRHQDMVEMGLV is encoded by the coding sequence ATGTTAGATATTCGTAAAGTGTATACAGCTATTGAAGAAACACGTATTGAGGGCGGTAAAAAAGTAGAGAATCCCATCAAGATGATAATAACTATGGCGGTTATCAAAAATCCATGGGCTGGCAGAGGGTATGTTGATAATTTAAAACCGGAAATTGACGAATATGCACCGCAAATTGGCGAACTATTAGTTGCTGAACTATTTAAGCACATTGATTCGGCTGATGATGTCGAAGCATTCGGCAAGGCAGCTGTAGTGGGAGTGGATGGGGAAGTTGAACATGCATCAGCTTTTATCCATACTTTGAAATTCGGTAACAAATTCCGGGACGCTGTGAAAGGAACGAGTATCTTGAGCTTTACTAATAAGCGTGGTGGCGCTGGAACTGCGGTGCTCATACCGATGGTACATAAGACGGATGATTCTGAACGTTCTCATTTCATTACATTCGAAGCTTCTATACCTGATGCACCAAGGGCCGATGAGATTGTTGTTGCTATTGGGGTTTCTACAGGAGGACGTCCTCATCCAAGAACAGGAAACAGGCATCAAGATATGGTTGAAATGGGGCTGGTTTAA
- a CDS encoding hydrolase, whose translation MMQEKQTYHVDLVSGDVLGQKLEENPSFTIHATDEELAELKQCLEEHRTDDLEAYARSHVPYLLYHHDRANDKYDAAMKRLYSLIYKLGDETARNHIEEIGILKDNKYEGKEEVQKFK comes from the coding sequence ATGATGCAGGAAAAACAGACATACCATGTCGATTTGGTAAGCGGCGACGTACTCGGACAAAAACTTGAAGAGAATCCGAGCTTCACTATACACGCAACTGATGAGGAACTTGCAGAATTGAAACAATGCCTGGAGGAACACCGGACAGATGACCTGGAGGCATACGCCCGTTCACATGTGCCCTACCTTCTCTATCACCATGACCGGGCAAATGATAAATACGATGCAGCCATGAAAAGACTTTATTCCCTCATTTATAAATTAGGGGATGAAACGGCACGAAACCATATTGAAGAAATCGGCATATTGAAAGATAACAAATACGAGGGAAAAGAAGAAGTGCAAAAGTTCAAATAA
- a CDS encoding LLM class flavin-dependent oxidoreductase — translation MKFGIFANLAGQGRHDEYYKVLDEAREQAIYCDENGYDSIWYTEHHFGHEGNELISNPILMGADIAARTKNIRIGQAANVATFWHPLRLAEDIAMLDQLSKGRVEVGLARGLYGREAANLNTLADPANQEQNRALFEETLEILKKAWSNRFFSHQGDIYQFPPKGLKWSHPMSPSTSEFMDMEKGEIDKISLMPRPYQQSLPLWQVIDSPRSIELAAENDIQGMFWMPTVKELKGRFELYRERASKSKGYEVPLGKGIALVRDVYVAETMEQARQDAAEAVLNNYRWICHWRGLSNLMDPGETVKEGQELNYEFLHPRNLLFGTPDYVAEKIQELKEELNLETLLLWVNHNGLPHEKMMKSLKLFTEEVMPKFTEAKMGVM, via the coding sequence ATGAAATTTGGAATCTTTGCAAATCTTGCAGGACAGGGAAGACATGATGAGTATTATAAAGTGTTGGATGAAGCCCGTGAGCAAGCCATTTACTGTGATGAAAATGGTTATGATTCGATTTGGTATACCGAACACCACTTTGGTCATGAAGGAAATGAACTGATTTCTAACCCGATCTTAATGGGTGCCGATATTGCTGCACGTACAAAGAACATTCGAATTGGCCAAGCTGCCAATGTCGCCACTTTCTGGCATCCACTTCGTTTGGCGGAAGACATAGCAATGCTTGATCAGTTAAGCAAAGGTCGTGTGGAAGTAGGCCTGGCTCGTGGATTATACGGAAGGGAAGCGGCTAATCTAAACACTTTGGCGGATCCAGCAAATCAAGAACAAAACCGGGCACTGTTTGAAGAAACATTGGAAATTTTAAAAAAGGCTTGGTCAAACCGTTTCTTCTCACATCAAGGTGACATCTATCAATTTCCTCCTAAAGGGTTAAAGTGGAGTCACCCTATGAGTCCATCAACTTCGGAATTCATGGATATGGAAAAAGGCGAAATTGATAAAATTTCCCTTATGCCTAGACCTTATCAGCAATCACTTCCTCTGTGGCAAGTAATTGATTCACCGCGTTCTATTGAATTAGCTGCGGAGAACGATATACAAGGAATGTTTTGGATGCCTACCGTCAAAGAACTAAAAGGCCGTTTTGAACTGTATCGTGAAAGGGCTTCCAAATCCAAAGGCTATGAAGTTCCACTTGGTAAGGGTATTGCTTTAGTACGTGATGTATATGTAGCGGAAACCATGGAACAGGCTCGTCAAGATGCTGCCGAAGCAGTATTGAACAATTATCGCTGGATTTGTCACTGGAGGGGGCTAAGCAACCTTATGGATCCGGGCGAAACAGTAAAGGAAGGACAGGAATTGAACTATGAATTCTTACATCCAAGAAATTTATTGTTTGGTACACCTGACTATGTAGCAGAGAAAATTCAAGAATTGAAGGAAGAGCTGAATTTAGAAACATTACTGCTTTGGGTCAATCATAATGGTTTGCCACATGAAAAAATGATGAAAAGTTTAAAATTGTTCACGGAAGAAGTTATGCCAAAATTCACAGAAGCTAAAATGGGGGTAATGTAA
- a CDS encoding aldehyde dehydrogenase: protein MKELKKYQMYINGEWVESSSGEYFDSYNPATEEAWCQVAKGNAEDVNHAVQSAHNAFLHSGWTDMTFTERGRLVRKLGELIAIHSEELAKVESLDNGKLIREMRGQVKYLPEFFYYYAGLADKIHGQTLPIDKKDMFAFTSKEPLGVVAAITPWNSPLYLTTLKLAPALIAGNTIVIKPSEMTSASLLELVKLVEEAGFPPGVVNVVTGFGMPVGDTLTSHPLVRRVAFTGGSESARHIVRNSAQNFAQVSLELGGKSPNIVFDDANPDNAAMGIIAGIFGASGQSCVAGSRAFLHVDIYDEVMQKLVDRVSKIKIGDPFQDDTEMGPLATQAQLERVQKYVAIGLDEGGKLVCGGKKPEYLDKGWYFEPTIFEHHDNDSRITKEEIFGPVLSVIPFKDEKEVIQLANSTDYGLAAGIWVSDIAKAHRVAKAIRAGIVWVNTYRSISPIAAIGGSGLSGYGREGGYEAIHEYMQDKVVWINTSSEPIPDPFIMR from the coding sequence GTGAAAGAGCTGAAGAAATATCAGATGTATATTAACGGAGAATGGGTAGAATCGTCAAGTGGTGAATATTTCGATAGTTATAACCCTGCAACTGAAGAAGCTTGGTGTCAAGTCGCAAAAGGGAATGCTGAAGATGTAAATCATGCCGTTCAATCTGCGCATAATGCATTCTTGCATTCAGGGTGGACTGATATGACATTCACAGAGCGGGGGCGCCTGGTTAGAAAGCTTGGAGAGCTGATTGCCATTCACTCTGAAGAGCTTGCGAAAGTCGAATCACTGGATAATGGGAAATTAATACGTGAAATGCGTGGTCAGGTAAAATATTTACCTGAGTTTTTCTATTACTATGCAGGGCTAGCAGATAAAATCCATGGTCAAACCTTACCTATTGATAAAAAAGATATGTTCGCTTTTACGTCCAAAGAGCCGCTGGGGGTAGTAGCCGCCATTACTCCTTGGAATTCCCCTCTTTATTTAACAACCTTGAAGCTTGCACCTGCACTTATAGCAGGAAATACTATAGTCATTAAACCTTCAGAAATGACTTCGGCATCTCTATTGGAGCTGGTGAAACTGGTTGAAGAAGCTGGTTTTCCACCTGGTGTAGTCAATGTCGTTACCGGCTTTGGAATGCCTGTAGGCGATACACTCACCTCACATCCTCTTGTAAGGCGTGTGGCCTTTACGGGAGGCTCGGAATCAGCACGGCATATAGTTCGTAATTCGGCTCAAAATTTTGCTCAAGTATCACTTGAACTTGGAGGGAAATCACCGAATATCGTGTTTGATGATGCTAATCCGGATAATGCCGCGATGGGAATCATAGCTGGTATATTTGGTGCTTCTGGACAAAGTTGTGTGGCTGGTTCACGTGCATTTTTACATGTCGACATTTACGATGAAGTGATGCAAAAACTCGTAGACCGTGTATCGAAAATTAAGATTGGTGATCCATTTCAAGATGATACAGAAATGGGACCGCTGGCAACGCAAGCCCAATTGGAGCGTGTCCAAAAATACGTAGCCATCGGGTTAGATGAAGGTGGAAAACTTGTTTGCGGAGGTAAAAAGCCTGAATACTTAGATAAAGGATGGTATTTTGAGCCCACTATTTTCGAGCATCACGATAACGATTCCCGCATTACTAAAGAAGAAATATTTGGACCTGTGTTAAGTGTTATCCCTTTTAAAGATGAAAAAGAGGTTATTCAATTAGCAAACAGTACTGATTACGGATTAGCGGCCGGAATTTGGGTAAGTGATATTGCAAAAGCCCATCGAGTCGCGAAAGCTATACGTGCTGGAATCGTTTGGGTTAATACCTATCGAAGTATTTCACCAATTGCTGCAATCGGCGGCTCTGGCCTAAGCGGTTATGGAAGAGAAGGCGGTTATGAAGCGATTCATGAATATATGCAAGATAAAGTGGTTTGGATCAATACATCATCTGAACCGATTCCTGACCCGTTCATAATGAGGTAG
- a CDS encoding YciI family protein — translation MAYYAAILHMIDAEKNIEVRPQHIEYLNELDRKGKVFARGPFADGSGGLVVYIADTLEEALSLAENDPHVVHKVRRLELKEWNI, via the coding sequence ATGGCTTATTATGCAGCAATTTTACATATGATTGATGCTGAAAAAAATATAGAAGTGCGGCCACAGCATATCGAGTATTTAAACGAACTTGATCGTAAAGGGAAGGTTTTTGCACGAGGGCCTTTTGCAGATGGCTCAGGCGGCTTGGTTGTCTATATTGCAGACACATTAGAAGAAGCACTCTCATTAGCGGAAAATGATCCCCACGTTGTACATAAAGTTCGGAGACTGGAATTAAAAGAGTGGAACATTTAA
- a CDS encoding alpha/beta fold hydrolase, translating into MPTTLHGKDSLHYEEKGIGQSLIFIHGVGLDLTMWEEQVEDLSKHFRVITYDMVGHGGSEHPPGPYSLSQFVEQLAELMNHLRIERSHIIGFSMGGMVAQAFALKYPDKVKTLTIMNAVANRTKEQRKAVLKRVEEVKITGPLATIEPAIKRWFNPEFLNLQEETVSKIRKRLQTNDAASYLAAYTLFATADEDLWPQIHQINIPTQIITGEHDVGSNPEMARKMQEKIVHSELMIVPNMRHMLPMEGSKIVNEAIRSFIERQKQRGDSM; encoded by the coding sequence ATGCCAACTACATTGCATGGAAAAGATTCGCTTCATTATGAAGAGAAAGGGATTGGTCAATCGCTTATCTTTATTCATGGTGTTGGTCTTGATCTTACGATGTGGGAAGAACAAGTTGAAGATTTGTCGAAACATTTCCGTGTTATCACATATGACATGGTTGGGCACGGAGGATCTGAGCATCCTCCGGGTCCTTATTCCCTTTCACAGTTTGTTGAGCAGTTAGCAGAACTGATGAATCACCTACGAATTGAGAGAAGTCATATTATTGGTTTCTCCATGGGTGGGATGGTCGCTCAGGCATTTGCGTTAAAATATCCGGATAAAGTGAAAACGCTAACAATCATGAACGCAGTGGCCAATCGGACGAAAGAACAGAGGAAAGCCGTTTTAAAAAGAGTGGAAGAAGTGAAAATAACGGGACCTTTGGCAACAATTGAACCAGCCATTAAACGTTGGTTTAATCCAGAATTCTTAAACTTGCAGGAAGAAACCGTCAGTAAGATTCGGAAAAGACTTCAGACAAACGACGCTGCTTCATATTTAGCTGCCTATACACTATTTGCAACAGCGGATGAAGATTTGTGGCCGCAGATTCACCAGATAAATATACCGACCCAAATTATAACGGGGGAGCATGATGTAGGTTCAAATCCCGAAATGGCGAGAAAAATGCAAGAAAAGATTGTGCATTCAGAACTAATGATAGTACCTAATATGAGGCATATGCTACCGATGGAAGGATCCAAAATAGTGAACGAAGCTATTAGGTCGTTTATTGAAAGGCAAAAGCAAAGGGGTGACTCGATGTGA
- a CDS encoding purine-cytosine permease family protein, giving the protein MKVETRSIEYIPADERYGKARDLFPIWFGANMHITTLVTGALPITLGLNLFWSLGAIIVGTLLGAIFMASHSAQGPQLGIPQMIQSRAQFGVIGAIFPLFLVMFVYLGFFASSGLLAAQTLSSLTKIDQTWSIILLNVLCFVATIYGYNLIHKMQKLLSWASLCIYIVATYIVFQLQVPAGSWAMGNLDLPVFLLAVSMVATWQLAYAPYVADYSRYLPITTPTAHTFWYSYAGTVIGTIWMMTLGATLTIAIPNFLDHSGGNLASLFGNFALIMFFIIIFGQLAINVFNLYGAFMATITTIEPFFKLKVTAKVRIGMIFCVTVAGTVLCLLGQSNFLSFFLNFIFFISYFLIPWTSINLVDYYLLRHGRYNVKDIFDVNGQYGKINWITCMAFLVSILAEIPFINTSFYVGPIAKAFEGADIAWIIGLVVPAVLYYFPMRKKLNLAGNAINKQENSSIENTDTSEKNVK; this is encoded by the coding sequence ATGAAAGTTGAAACTCGCAGTATAGAATATATTCCGGCAGATGAACGCTACGGCAAGGCCCGTGATTTATTTCCAATTTGGTTTGGGGCAAACATGCATATTACCACCCTTGTGACTGGTGCATTGCCAATTACATTAGGTCTTAATTTATTTTGGAGTCTGGGTGCAATAATTGTCGGTACCTTATTAGGCGCCATTTTCATGGCCTCCCATTCAGCTCAAGGACCTCAGCTCGGAATTCCGCAAATGATCCAAAGTCGGGCTCAATTTGGTGTAATCGGAGCCATTTTCCCCTTGTTTCTCGTTATGTTTGTCTATTTAGGTTTCTTTGCCAGCAGCGGTTTGCTTGCAGCGCAAACCTTAAGCAGCTTAACAAAGATCGACCAAACTTGGAGCATAATACTTTTAAATGTTCTTTGTTTCGTGGCCACCATTTATGGCTATAACCTAATTCATAAAATGCAAAAATTATTGTCCTGGGCGTCTCTCTGTATTTATATTGTAGCTACATATATAGTCTTCCAATTGCAAGTTCCGGCAGGCAGTTGGGCAATGGGAAATTTGGATTTACCAGTGTTTTTGTTGGCGGTCAGTATGGTTGCTACATGGCAATTGGCATATGCCCCCTACGTTGCGGACTATTCTCGCTATCTACCGATAACCACACCCACTGCCCATACATTTTGGTATAGTTACGCTGGCACAGTCATCGGGACTATTTGGATGATGACATTAGGCGCAACCTTAACCATAGCGATTCCTAACTTCCTTGATCATTCTGGCGGTAATTTGGCCAGCCTGTTCGGAAATTTTGCTTTAATCATGTTCTTTATAATCATCTTTGGACAGCTTGCTATAAATGTCTTTAACCTATATGGGGCCTTCATGGCAACGATAACGACAATTGAACCGTTTTTTAAATTAAAGGTCACAGCGAAAGTTAGAATTGGAATGATTTTCTGTGTAACAGTTGCAGGAACCGTATTGTGCTTACTCGGTCAGAGTAATTTTCTATCCTTTTTCTTGAATTTCATCTTTTTCATTAGTTATTTTTTAATTCCCTGGACATCCATTAATCTTGTTGATTATTATTTGCTGCGACATGGCCGTTACAATGTAAAAGATATTTTTGATGTGAACGGTCAATATGGAAAAATAAATTGGATTACCTGTATGGCATTTCTTGTATCAATCTTGGCGGAAATCCCTTTTATAAATACATCATTCTATGTAGGACCTATAGCCAAGGCCTTTGAAGGTGCAGATATCGCTTGGATTATTGGCTTAGTTGTACCAGCTGTCTTGTATTACTTCCCTATGAGAAAAAAGTTGAATCTCGCTGGAAATGCAATAAATAAACAAGAGAATAGTTCGATAGAGAATACAGACACTTCCGAGAAAAATGTTAAGTAA